The following proteins are co-located in the Calliphora vicina chromosome 2, idCalVici1.1, whole genome shotgun sequence genome:
- the Etl1 gene encoding SWI/SNF-related matrix-associated actin-dependent regulator of chromatin subfamily A containing DEAD/H box 1 homolog — MSEAESTSVVQPPPPKSSLSDLRQFRINKNAAAAGVAAKTERVPGKKRIQVMADSDTDEADGNTPKKTKLELTVKEKEERFLAAAKISSEYDTMDIQDALVHSGWDVSSALRYLKEKCQPKSRSGQSTGNTSTAKTTTTDTAKSATNGNSKHHSSKSKKSANYDSEDDDSANESYEKGHVYDSEDSDGEESREMTGQRKKVFEFMNTASLMELQTVKTLSEKKASLIFDIRPFKDWADLRKKLESNKALSAELLNNAQELINKQNNVANILAKCNKLVQRLEAAIEAGAGIVEQPKILNDKFKLADYQLIGLNWLTVMNKQQMNGILADEMGLGKTIQVIAFLAYLKENKLSKAAHLIVVPSSTLDNWAAELARWCPSLNVEKYHGSQEERRRMRIRFAKEGFSGFDVLLTTYHIVSSTPEERKMFRVCKLHYVIFDEAHMLKNMTTQRYANLITINAEMRILLTGTPLQNNLLELMSLLCFVMPSFFGKNVEDIKSLFGKKGKTENANEEVSQFQETQVERAKRIMKPFVLRRLKKDVLSYLPKKTSYIQKVAMTETQKNYYSELVDYYSTNRSELCGGDRAGVTIMMEMRKLANHPLLARYYFSDQKLREFSKRLASVTTYKKTNPQYIFEELAVMSDFQVMQLCNKHELFDIKIPDRLILESGKFNHLDILLPKLKKDGHRVLIFSQFTMMLDIVERYLTIRKHGFCRLDGSTAVEERQDMINDFNNDSEIFIFLLSTKAGGVGINLTAADTCIIHDIDFNPYNDKQAEDRCHRMGQTRPVSIYRLITEGTIEDGMLMVAEEKLKLEQDITATEKGDVQETKCVVRLLTMALGLDKDEEEQLNKSINNSITSPSK; from the exons atgTCTGAAGCCGAATCCACTTCAGTGGTTCAACCACCACCACCGAAATCAAGCCTCAGTGATTTGAGACAATTTCGTATTAATAAAAATGCCGCAGCAGCAGGAGTTGCAGCAAAAACAG AGCGTGTTCCCGGTAAGAAACGTATTCAGGTTATGGCAGACAGTGACACCGATGAGGCTGATGGAAATACTCCAAAGAAAACCAAGTTGGAACTAACGGTTAAAGAGAAGGAAGAACGCTTCTTAGCTGCAGCCAAAATATCATCAGAATATGATACCATG GATATACAAGATGCCTTGGTGCACAGTGGTTGGGATGTGTCGTCGGCCTTACGTTATCTCAAAGAAAAATGTCAACCTAAAAGTCGTTCAGGCCAATCGACGGGTAACACTTCAACAGCCAAAACAACGACGACTGATACAGCAAAATCTGCTACCAATGGCAATTCGAAGCATCACTCATCAAAATCTAAGAAATCAGCTAATTACGATTCCGAAGATGACGATTCGGCAAATGAGTCCTATGAAAAAGGTCACGTATACGACAGCGAAGATAGTGATGGGGAGGAGTCAAGAGAGATGACTGGTCAGCGTAAAAAAGTATTTGAATTCATGAACACTGCCTCATTGATGGAACTGCAAACGGTTAAGACTCTGTCCGAAAAGAAAGCCAGCCTTATTTTTGATATAAGACCCTTTAAGGATTGGGCAGATCTGCGCAAAAAGCTAGAATCAAATAAAGCCCTGTCTGCCGAACTGTTAAACAATGCCCAGGAACTTATCAATAAGCAAAATAATGTGGCCAACATCTTGGCAAAATGCAACAAATTAGTACAACGGCTAGAAGCTGCCATTGAGGCTGGAGCTGGCATTGTAGAGCAACCGAAAATTCTCAATGACAAGTTCAAATTGGCAGACTACCAGCTGATCGGTCTCAATTGGTTGACAGTGATGAATAAGCAACAGATGAATGGCATTCTGGCCGATGAAATGGGTCTGGGCAAAACCATACAAGTTATAGCATTCTTAGCATATCTGAAGGAAAACAAACTCTCCAAGGCAGCACACTTGATTGTTGTTCCCTCGTCCACCCTGGACAATTGGGCTGCTGAGCTGGCCCGATGGTGTCCCAGCCTAAATGTAGAAAAGTATCATGGGTCCCAGGAAGAAAGAAGGCGTATGCGTATACGTTTCGCTAAGGAAGGCTTTAGTGGCTTCGATGTTCTGTTGACAAC GTACCACATTGTTTCCAGTACACCCGAGGAACGTAAAATGTTCCGTGTTTGTAAATTGCACTATGTGATCTTCGATGAGGCgcatatgttgaaaaatatgacaacacAGCGTTATGCCAACTTAATTACAATCAATGCCGAAATGCGCATTCTATTGACAGGCACACCACTGCAAAACAATCTATTGGAATTGATGTCACTGCTGTGCTTTGTTATGCCcagcttttttggaaaaaatgtagaagatattaaaagtttatttggcaag AAAGGCAAAACCGAAAATGCCAATGAAGAGGTCTCACAGTTTCAAGAAACACAAGTTGAGAGAGCCAAGCGTATTATGAAACCTTTTGTATTAAGACGTTTGAAGAAAGATGTATTGAGCTATTTGCCcaaaaaaacatcatacatt CAAAAAGTGGCAATGACCGAGACACAAAAGAATTACTACAGCGAACTGGTGGATTACTATTCAACAAATCGATCAGAATTGTGCGGTGGTGATCGCGCCGGTGTCACAATTATGATGGAAATGCGCAAACTAGCTAATCATCCACTGTTGGCACGTTACTACTTCAGCGATCAAAAGCTGAGGGAGTTTTCCAAGCGTTTGGCAAGTGTCACGACATATAAGAAAACAAATccccaatatatatttgaaGAGTTGGCTGTTATGTCAGATTTTCAAGTAATGCAACTCTGTAATAAACAT GAACTTTTTGATATCAAGATACCTGATAGACTTATATTGGAATCTGGTAAATTTAACCATTTAGACATTTTATTGCCCAAACTGAAGAAGGACGGTCATCGGGTGTTGATTTTCAGCCAATTTACGATGATGCTGGATATTGTGGAGCGATATCTGACCATACGTAAGCATGGCTTTTGTCGTCTGGATGGCTCAACGGCCGTAGAAGAACGTCAGGATATGATAAACGATTTCAACAACGATTCCGAAATTTTCATCTTTCTGTTATCAACCAAGGCGGGTGGTGTTGGCATAAATCTAACGGCGGCCGATACTTGCATTATACACGATATCGATTTCAATCCCTACAATGACAAACAGGCCGAAGATCGTTGCCATCGCATGGGCCAAACAAGACCGGTGAGCATTTATCGTTTAATAACGGAGGGCACAATCGAGGACGGCATGTTAATGGTGGCCGAGGAAAAACTTAAACTGGAGCAAGATATCACTGCAACAGAAAAGGGAGATGTTCAAGAAACCAAGTGCGTTGTGAGGCTTTTAACTATGGCATTAGGTCTGGATAAGGACGAAGAGgaacaattaaataaatcaattaataaCTCAATAACATCTCCTTCCAAGtag